A stretch of the Triplophysa dalaica isolate WHDGS20190420 chromosome 19, ASM1584641v1, whole genome shotgun sequence genome encodes the following:
- the adra1ba gene encoding alpha-1A adrenergic receptor — MNSDSDHALYFLSNGSSELNEPLSASNVSNSTTAKNGTESSSFSLRRAVPLGMVLGAFIVFAIVGNILVILSVVCNRHLRIPTNYFIINLAMADLLLATTVLPVSATLEILNYWVFGRIFCDIWAALDVLCCTASIMSLCVISIDRYIGVRYPLQYPSIVTEKRALLAMLGVWVLAIVISIGPLLGWKQPPSKDETVCPITEEPFYALFSSLGSFYIPLAVILAMYCRVYVVAKRTTKNLEAGMMKERMDSNELTLRIHYKGSQTQDDCSATGSKGLMRSSLTLKLLKFSREKKAAKTLGVVVGMFILCWLPFFLALPIGSFNKSLRLPDTLFKVIFWLGYFNSCLNPIIYPCYNREFKQAFIQILRCHCQQRKQQGWKTYNYRVQTGSSNQGYTDTSSICMNGSQQTLAPLHPSPCFSRGGGSRQASAHLPGWDPGNSSPSLSGSPFPGKKRPGTGEITPNSCKPSRTLWFPNGPFSKGRHHANGQNAKGEEHLRPTPETTM; from the exons ATGAATTCTGATTCGGATCATGCCTTATACTTCTTAAGCAATGGTTCCTCGGAACTCAACGAACCGCTTTCTGCGTCCAACGTCTCCAACTCGACCACAGCAAAAAATGGCACCGAATCGAGTTCCTTCAGCCTCCGTCGTGCGGTTCCTCTGGGTATGGTTCTGGgcgcttttattgtgtttgccATCGTGGGTAACATTCTCGTTATTCTCTCTGTTGTGTGCAACAGGCACCTGCGGATTCCAACCAACTACTTCATCATTAATCTAGCGATGGCAGACCTGTTGCTGGCCACAACCGTCCTACCGGTATCCGCCACACTGGAAATTCTCAACTACTGGGTATTTGGAAGGATTTTCTGTGACATTTGGGCTGCACTGGATGTACTCTGCTGCACCGCATCCATCATGAGCCTGTGCGTAATCTCCATAGACCGCTACATCGGGGTGCGTTACCCTTTGCAGTACCCAAGTATCGTGACGGAGAAAAGGGCGCTCTTGGCAATGCTGGGGGTTTGGGTGCTTGCCATTGTCATATCTATTGGACCACTGCTCGGATGGAAACAACCGCCCTCCAAGGACGAAACCGTTTGCCCCATCACGGAGGAGCCGTTTTACGCCCTGTTCTCGTCACTGGGTTCATTCTATATCCCTTTAGCAGTTATTTTAGCCATGTACTGCCGTGTGTATGTAGTTGCTAAAAGAACCACTAAAAATCTAGAGGCTGGAATGATGAAGGAGCGCATGGACTCCAATGAGCTGACACTCCGAATTCACTATAAAGGCTCACAGACGCAGGATGACTGCAGCGCAACGGGTAGTAAAGGCCTGATGAGGAGCTCTCTGACACTCAAATTACTGAAGTTTTCCAGAGAGAAGAAAGCTGCTAAAACGCTTGGTGTCGTTGTGGGCATGTTCATCCTGTGCTGGTTACCATTTTTCCTCGCTCTACCTATTG GATCCTTTAACAAGAGCTTGCGTCTTCCTGACACGCTCTTTAAAGTCATCTTCTGGCTGGGCTACTTCAACAGCTGTCTGAACCCCATCATTTACCCCTGCTATAACCGCGAGTTCAAGCAGGCTTTCATTCAGATCCTGCGATGCCATTGTCAGCAGAGGAAACAGCAGGGGTGGAAGACATACAACTACCGTGTCCAGACGGGTTCCTCAAACCAGGGCTACACAGACACCAGCTCCATTTGCATGAATGGCAGTCAACAGACTCTTGCTCCATTGCATCCCAGCCCGTGTTTCAGCAGAGGAGGGGGCTCTCGTCAGGCATCGGCTCATCTTCCAGGCTGGGATCCCGGCAACTCTTCTCCCTCGTTATCTGGGAGCCCCTTTCCTGGTAAAAAGAGACCCGGCACTGGGGAAATCACCCCGAATTCCTGCAAACCCAGCAGAACTTTGTGGTTCCCTAATGGCCCTTTTTCCAAAGGACGTCACCACGCTAATGGACAGAACGCAAAGGGTGAGGAACACCTGAGACCAACACCTGAGACTACTATGTAG